In Dyadobacter sp. NIV53, a single window of DNA contains:
- a CDS encoding tetratricopeptide repeat protein — MATFNFIYKKIFILFVPVILLVQAGCTDKKKTESSESTAVSTEIPPLFERHGELAKATEWPKTKEKVDELKKKIKENPGDIKSRLQVVVIYLSEARITGEHPYYYPAVIKILDGVLSMDPKNFEATTFKSSVKMSQHQFAEARDLAEKARQINPANAYVYGVLVDANVELGNYKEAVAMSDKMQELKPSLESYSRASYLREIYGNYPGAIEAMKLAVQAGLPGSEPQCWSKNTLGHLYETTGQLKEAEIQYQQILSLRPSYAFALRGQAQIFKARKQYDKALAELEKAAKIMPEFSFHEEMADIYALQGNKEKASDKYKEVVKMLNEDASSGHIVDLELCKLYTKTGQLDSALVYGLKEYAKRPKNIDVNHALALVYFDEKNNEKARQHIEVALSTGSKDPEILQLANLIKANPDSKTLANN; from the coding sequence ATGGCAACTTTCAATTTTATCTATAAAAAAATATTTATCCTTTTTGTACCCGTTATTTTACTAGTGCAAGCTGGCTGTACTGATAAAAAGAAAACAGAAAGTTCTGAAAGTACAGCGGTAAGTACTGAAATACCACCTTTGTTTGAACGGCATGGTGAGCTGGCAAAAGCCACCGAATGGCCAAAAACCAAAGAGAAAGTTGATGAACTCAAGAAAAAAATAAAGGAAAATCCAGGTGATATTAAATCGCGTCTGCAGGTTGTTGTCATCTATTTGTCCGAAGCCAGAATTACAGGTGAACATCCCTATTATTACCCTGCTGTTATAAAAATTCTGGACGGGGTTTTGTCCATGGATCCAAAGAATTTTGAAGCGACAACTTTCAAGTCATCTGTGAAAATGTCGCAGCACCAGTTTGCTGAGGCACGGGACCTTGCAGAAAAAGCACGCCAGATCAATCCGGCCAATGCATACGTTTACGGTGTTCTGGTGGATGCCAACGTTGAACTTGGCAATTATAAGGAAGCTGTTGCCATGTCCGACAAAATGCAGGAGCTAAAACCTTCACTGGAATCTTATTCACGTGCATCCTATCTGCGTGAAATTTACGGCAATTATCCGGGTGCAATTGAAGCAATGAAACTGGCTGTACAGGCAGGCCTGCCGGGATCTGAGCCGCAGTGCTGGAGCAAAAACACGCTCGGACATTTATACGAAACAACAGGACAGCTAAAAGAAGCAGAAATCCAATATCAACAGATACTCAGCCTGCGCCCAAGTTATGCGTTTGCATTACGCGGACAGGCGCAGATTTTCAAAGCCAGGAAACAGTACGATAAAGCATTGGCTGAACTGGAAAAAGCCGCGAAGATTATGCCGGAATTTTCGTTTCATGAAGAAATGGCTGATATCTATGCGTTGCAGGGAAACAAAGAAAAAGCATCGGATAAATATAAGGAAGTAGTAAAAATGCTGAATGAAGATGCAAGCTCGGGTCATATTGTGGATCTTGAACTTTGTAAACTTTATACCAAAACCGGGCAGCTGGATTCCGCACTTGTTTATGGCCTGAAAGAATACGCAAAACGTCCCAAAAACATCGATGTAAATCATGCACTTGCTTTAGTTTATTTTGATGAAAAAAATAATGAAAAAGCGAGGCAACACATTGAGGTTGCGCTAAGTACTGGCAGTAAGGACCCCGAAATCCTGCAACTTGCTAATTTGATAAAAGCAAATCCAGATAGTAAAACACTGGCAAACAATTAA
- a CDS encoding TonB-dependent receptor produces MNRYILLILFMLISLASYAHLGNISGTVYDKATNLPLKGVNVQLTNMGKTTTTDESGQYRFDGLVASKYKVELSHVGFRSQILEVVVADDQTAFLKTFLALSDIELSEVVISSQRAHDQQLISSLDIKLRPITNSQEILRMVPGLFIGQHAGGGKAEQIFLRGFDLDHGTDIRLTVDGMPVNMVSHAHGQGYADLHFVIPELVKGVDFKKGPYNAEKGNFTTAGWVDFRTKDALERSFVKLEAGQYDSFRAVAGIDLLGHGKASREGNDKNQSAYIASEYSFTNSYFDNPQNFNRLNLAGKYHGHIASNTTLSLTGSTFWSKWNHSGQIPDRAYESGQIGFYGSIDPSEGGETSRTNVNAQFVTLTSNNYIIKNQVFYTNYNFELYSNFTFFLEDSINGDQIRQKEKRNLFGYNGSISKQTNWKKTQWTSTLGVQYRHDLTNRTELSHTKNRSVTLENYQLGNINELNASVYADELVQVTDRFTVNAGVRIDYFRNQYEDLLAQQVNTKHASEAIVSPKLNFYYTFNPRVQLYLNSGKGFHSNDTRAGGNPLVAPQGGKKILPSAYGSDFGLIFKPFPKMFINIAAWYLWLQQEFVYVGDAGVIEPSGKSKRQGLDLSVRYQLTKTLYADVDISSAKPRAIGEQEGMNYLPLAPLFSSTGGLSLQMPNGISGSLRYRYMADRPANEDNSIVAKGYFVGDLQMNYARKNYNLGLSVQNLLNTKWKETQFDTESRLKGETQSVEEIHFTPGTPLFARLSLTLFF; encoded by the coding sequence ATGAATAGATATATACTCCTGATCTTGTTTATGCTTATAAGCCTGGCTTCTTACGCACATTTGGGAAACATATCCGGCACTGTTTATGACAAAGCTACTAACCTTCCGCTAAAAGGGGTCAATGTTCAGCTAACCAACATGGGTAAAACGACAACAACTGACGAATCGGGCCAATACAGGTTTGATGGATTGGTTGCGTCAAAGTATAAAGTTGAACTTTCACATGTCGGTTTTAGATCACAAATTTTAGAAGTGGTTGTTGCAGATGACCAGACAGCATTTTTAAAAACCTTTCTTGCTCTTTCAGATATCGAGTTGAGTGAAGTGGTAATATCGTCCCAACGAGCCCACGACCAGCAATTGATCAGCAGCCTGGATATAAAACTCAGGCCAATTACCAATTCTCAGGAAATCTTAAGAATGGTTCCGGGCCTGTTCATCGGACAGCATGCGGGAGGGGGAAAAGCAGAACAAATTTTTCTTCGCGGTTTTGACCTGGATCATGGCACTGATATACGCCTGACCGTTGACGGAATGCCAGTGAATATGGTTTCACACGCGCATGGACAGGGTTACGCTGATCTGCATTTTGTAATACCCGAACTGGTAAAAGGTGTTGATTTCAAGAAAGGCCCTTATAATGCTGAAAAAGGCAACTTTACTACTGCAGGCTGGGTCGATTTCAGGACTAAAGATGCATTGGAGCGCTCGTTTGTCAAACTGGAGGCCGGTCAGTATGATTCTTTCAGGGCAGTTGCCGGGATAGATTTGCTGGGTCACGGCAAGGCATCCCGCGAGGGGAATGATAAAAACCAGTCTGCATACATTGCCTCCGAATATTCATTCACAAACTCATATTTCGATAATCCGCAGAATTTTAACCGGTTGAATTTGGCAGGAAAATACCATGGACATATTGCTTCCAATACCACGCTGAGTTTAACAGGTTCGACATTCTGGAGTAAATGGAACCATTCGGGCCAGATTCCGGATCGGGCTTACGAATCCGGACAAATTGGATTTTATGGCTCTATCGATCCTTCTGAAGGTGGCGAAACGAGCCGCACTAATGTAAACGCTCAGTTTGTTACCTTGACTTCCAACAATTATATCATTAAAAACCAGGTTTTTTACACCAATTATAACTTTGAATTATACTCCAACTTCACATTCTTTCTGGAAGATTCTATCAATGGTGATCAAATCAGACAAAAAGAAAAACGCAATTTATTTGGATATAACGGCAGCATCTCCAAACAAACGAATTGGAAGAAAACGCAATGGACATCCACGCTGGGCGTACAATACAGACATGACCTGACAAATAGGACAGAATTATCCCACACCAAAAACAGATCTGTGACACTTGAAAATTACCAGCTTGGAAATATCAACGAATTGAATGCGTCCGTATATGCTGATGAATTGGTTCAGGTAACCGATCGTTTCACGGTCAATGCAGGTGTCCGGATCGATTATTTCAGGAATCAATATGAAGATCTGCTGGCTCAGCAAGTCAATACAAAACATGCTTCCGAAGCTATAGTCTCTCCGAAACTAAATTTTTACTACACTTTTAATCCCAGAGTGCAATTGTATCTGAATTCCGGCAAAGGATTTCATTCCAATGATACCAGAGCGGGTGGTAATCCGCTTGTAGCACCTCAGGGTGGAAAAAAGATTTTACCATCGGCTTACGGCTCGGATTTTGGTTTGATTTTCAAGCCATTTCCTAAAATGTTTATCAATATAGCTGCCTGGTATTTATGGCTTCAGCAGGAATTTGTTTATGTTGGTGATGCGGGCGTCATTGAACCAAGCGGAAAATCGAAACGGCAGGGACTGGATCTTTCCGTAAGATATCAACTGACAAAAACGCTGTATGCCGACGTGGACATAAGTTCGGCAAAACCTCGTGCAATCGGGGAACAGGAAGGCATGAATTATTTACCGCTGGCCCCGCTTTTTTCATCGACCGGAGGTTTATCCCTGCAAATGCCAAATGGTATAAGCGGCTCGCTCAGATACAGATATATGGCTGATCGCCCGGCGAATGAGGACAATTCCATAGTTGCAAAAGGTTATTTTGTGGGAGATCTGCAAATGAATTATGCCAGAAAAAATTACAATCTGGGACTTTCCGTACAAAATCTGCTGAACACAAAGTGGAAGGAAACGCAATTTGACACAGAAAGCCGCTTAAAGGGTGAAACACAATCTGTTGAGGAAATACATTTCACACCGGGAACCCCATTATTTGCACGTTTAAGCCTGACATTATTTTTCTAA
- a CDS encoding DUF3606 domain-containing protein: protein MADDETKRGPQDSSRVNVYDEYEVTYWTDILGCSIEELKKAVKEVGTSADAVRAYLNK, encoded by the coding sequence ATGGCTGACGATGAGACAAAAAGAGGCCCGCAAGATAGCAGCAGGGTTAATGTCTATGATGAGTATGAGGTGACTTACTGGACCGACATACTGGGCTGCTCAATAGAAGAGTTGAAAAAAGCTGTGAAAGAAGTTGGTACATCTGCTGATGCAGTACGTGCGTATCTGAACAAATAG
- a CDS encoding lipase family protein yields MKLLFIWITLLINCFSVINSFAQSQHLKPGFDKAELIDMLKIAGGHVDSVTIGSPDIYKKTYRSPIVGLDNRWELWQRNDGVAVISLRGTTLDPLGWLENFYAAMVPATGQVKLSPTETFSYKLARNPKAAVHAGWVIGMAYLAKDVLPKMDSCIKSGTREFIITGDSQGGALAFLMTSYLYGELGGRLPADLKFKTYCIAGPKPGNLYYAYDYEALTYGGWGFNVVNSADWVPEIPMTVQTTDDFNKTNPFVGVPQMIRKQKFFKRIALNYAFKKLDKPTRKAQKQYQRFLGTYMEKTVVKNLPDYQSPSYVQSSNYMRAGQTIVLLADDAYYKLFPDDPKALFKHHFLKPYLYLAEKLK; encoded by the coding sequence ATGAAATTACTTTTCATTTGGATAACGCTACTGATTAATTGTTTTTCTGTAATTAATTCTTTTGCTCAAAGCCAGCATTTAAAACCAGGTTTTGATAAGGCTGAATTGATTGATATGCTGAAAATAGCAGGTGGCCATGTCGATTCCGTTACCATCGGCTCGCCGGATATTTACAAAAAAACTTACCGCTCCCCTATCGTCGGCCTGGATAACCGCTGGGAATTATGGCAGCGTAACGATGGAGTTGCTGTAATCAGTCTGCGCGGAACTACGCTGGATCCGCTTGGCTGGCTGGAAAATTTTTATGCTGCAATGGTACCTGCTACTGGCCAGGTGAAATTAAGTCCGACTGAAACATTTTCATATAAATTAGCCAGGAATCCGAAAGCGGCAGTTCATGCCGGCTGGGTAATTGGTATGGCATATCTGGCCAAAGATGTATTGCCTAAAATGGACTCCTGTATAAAATCAGGTACGCGTGAATTTATTATTACAGGTGACAGCCAGGGTGGTGCTCTGGCATTTTTAATGACATCATATTTGTACGGCGAGCTGGGTGGCCGCCTTCCGGCAGACCTTAAATTTAAGACTTATTGTATAGCCGGGCCAAAACCAGGAAATCTGTATTATGCCTATGACTATGAAGCCCTGACCTATGGAGGATGGGGATTTAATGTTGTTAATTCTGCTGACTGGGTCCCTGAAATACCAATGACTGTGCAGACTACGGACGATTTTAACAAAACCAACCCATTTGTAGGCGTTCCGCAGATGATACGCAAACAGAAATTTTTTAAACGCATTGCACTTAACTATGCATTTAAAAAACTGGATAAACCCACCAGAAAAGCCCAAAAACAATATCAGCGCTTTTTAGGCACTTATATGGAAAAAACTGTGGTAAAAAACCTGCCGGACTATCAGTCACCATCCTATGTTCAAAGCAGTAATTATATGCGTGCCGGACAAACTATTGTGCTTCTTGCTGATGATGCATACTATAAGTTGTTCCCCGACGATCCGAAAGCTTTGTTTAAGCATCACTTTTTGAAACCTTATTTATATCTGGCGGAAAAACTTAAGTAG
- a CDS encoding BON domain-containing protein, translating to MSSNNRNRKDSRFDQNREDNGDRYGRYGRNSDRNSRYNDIGNQGNYQNDWSDQRSQFKRNDDWDDDNDRFRQGNRYNGGNTGISDFNYNQGNRGSQFDSGSRSNRSNYQSNYENQDRGFWDRTKDEVSSWFGDDDAERRRDMDRRQQQGEHRGRGPKGYRRSDDRIKDDINDRLSDDSWIDASEIEVKVENGEVTLTGTVDDRTAKRRAEDIADGISGVSNVENRIRVKREEYSSNRVTGNSSTQTNEANGASQSERSRTISSN from the coding sequence ATGTCAAGTAACAATCGAAATCGGAAAGATTCCCGTTTTGATCAGAACAGGGAAGACAATGGCGACAGGTACGGCAGATATGGCCGTAATTCTGATCGGAATTCCAGGTATAATGATATAGGCAACCAGGGAAATTATCAAAACGACTGGTCAGACCAACGTTCGCAATTCAAGAGGAACGACGATTGGGATGATGATAACGATCGGTTCAGGCAAGGGAACAGATATAATGGCGGAAATACCGGAATCAGTGATTTTAATTACAATCAAGGTAACAGAGGATCTCAGTTTGATAGTGGAAGCCGTAGCAATAGAAGCAATTATCAAAGCAACTATGAAAACCAGGACCGCGGTTTCTGGGACCGCACAAAGGATGAAGTTTCGTCCTGGTTTGGAGATGATGATGCAGAACGGCGCCGGGATATGGACAGGCGGCAGCAACAAGGTGAACACAGAGGTAGGGGTCCAAAAGGTTACCGCCGTTCCGATGACCGGATTAAGGATGATATCAACGACCGTTTAAGTGATGATTCTTGGATTGATGCATCAGAAATTGAGGTAAAAGTAGAAAATGGCGAAGTAACTTTAACCGGAACAGTGGACGACCGGACTGCAAAACGCAGGGCAGAAGATATCGCCGATGGGATTTCAGGCGTATCAAACGTGGAAAACCGGATCCGGGTAAAACGCGAAGAATACAGTTCCAACCGTGTTACCGGTAATTCCTCAACTCAGACAAACGAAGCAAACGGAGCTTCACAAAGTGAACGTTCCAGAACAATATCTTCAAATTAA
- a CDS encoding T9SS type A sorting domain-containing protein has product MYTYTISPSAGVSRLLGVVTAPAGTYTVTATLGSCTSIASASHTLNAQITPAQPTLTAVTQPTCTVATGSFDISNYNAAYTYSITPSTGVSQSGATITAPAGIYTVNATLGSCISLGSALQTVNSQPVTPSQPTLSLLTQPTCLVSTGTFSITNYNALYSYTISPSAGVSRLLGVVTAPAGTYTVTATFGSCTSSTASETLSVPAALPQPTLAPLSQPTCLVSTGTFSITNYDVLYTYTISPSAGVSRLLGIVTAPAGTYTVTATLGSCSSAASASEIINAQPVTPAQPTLTAVTQPTCTVATGSFDISNYNAAYTYSITPSTGVSQSGATITAPAGIYTVNATLGSCISLGSALQTVNSQPVTPSQPTLASVTQPTCLVSTGTFAITNYNALYNYTITPSAGVSRLLGIVTAPVGTYTVTATLGSCTSEVSLEEVIQAQPVAPPTPTLVSLTEPTCLIPTGTFEISNYNVLYNYTISPSTGVSRLLGIVTAPVGTYTVTANFGDCVSEVSAEEVIEEQPLAPPTPTLVSLTKPTCLIPTGTFAISNYNVLYNYTISPSTGVSRLLGIVTAPVGTYTVTANFGDCVSEVSAEEVIEEQPLAPPTPTLVSLTQPTCLIPTGTFAISNYNVLYNYTISPSTGVSRLLGIVTAPVGTYTVTANFGDCVSEVSAEEVIEEQPLAPPTPTLVSLTQPTCLIPTGTFAISNYNVLYNYTISPSTGVSRLLGIVTAPVGTYTVTANFGDCVSEVSAEEVIEEQPLAPPTPTLVSLTEPTCLIPTGTFAISNYNVLYNYTISPSTGVSRLLGIVTAPVGTYTVTANFGDCVSEVSAEEVIEEQPLAPPTPTLVSLTQPTCLIPTGTFAISNYNVLYNYTISPSAGVSRLLGIVTVPVGTYTVTANFGDCVSEVSAEEVIEAQPVAPPTPTLVSLTQPTCLIPTGSFAISNYNVLYNYTISPSTGVSRMLGIVTAPVGTYTVTANFGDCVSEVSAEVVIDAQPAVPVRPVLVEGAQPTCLVNTGTFTISNYNAAYTYHVLPSSGVSISGETVAAPPGVYTVYATLGSCTSELSGTIILTIPSCTVSVAGGVNFTYTQPVTAGQVLTLNGIGGNPPAPYGIDLEDGVLGGSTTTSTLVITKLATNNAALSYDSGTGAELITLNQEVDNFNSSKITLKIPGAGQTETEFNYSFKDSDGLLGVNAVYQLSWTNALPVKLTKFDVEKGSPEGITALLKWTTATETNSEHFDIERSSDAKNWVLIGKKAAASDSKVLLNYNFSDISPLTGINYYRLKMVDNDGTFAYSQIRNITFDELAAEPVTLFPNPASNVFFLKDVDLKSVKEVAIINSYGLTEFKSTSILSGRIDADFLLDGIYIVKVTHKNGTTTKLKLVISK; this is encoded by the coding sequence TTGTATACGTACACGATCAGTCCCTCGGCTGGTGTCTCTCGTTTATTGGGTGTCGTTACTGCACCAGCCGGCACTTATACTGTGACTGCTACACTAGGCAGTTGTACTTCTATAGCCTCAGCTTCGCATACACTTAATGCGCAGATTACTCCTGCCCAGCCAACGCTTACAGCGGTTACCCAGCCAACGTGTACGGTTGCTACCGGTTCCTTTGATATTTCCAATTACAATGCGGCATACACTTATTCCATCACACCATCAACAGGAGTTTCGCAAAGTGGTGCAACGATCACCGCACCTGCCGGGATTTATACAGTTAATGCTACACTTGGAAGTTGTATCTCGTTGGGTTCTGCCTTGCAGACTGTCAATTCGCAACCTGTTACCCCGTCACAGCCAACGCTTTCATTATTAACCCAGCCGACCTGCCTTGTTTCAACGGGAACTTTTTCTATTACCAATTACAATGCACTTTACAGTTATACAATCAGTCCGTCCGCTGGTGTATCGCGTTTACTTGGAGTAGTCACAGCTCCAGCAGGCACCTATACGGTAACTGCGACATTCGGCAGTTGCACTTCTTCAACCGCATCAGAAACACTGAGTGTGCCTGCTGCACTGCCACAGCCAACTTTGGCACCGTTATCTCAGCCAACCTGTCTGGTTTCAACCGGTACCTTTTCGATTACAAACTATGATGTTTTGTATACTTACACGATCAGCCCATCCGCCGGCGTTTCGCGGTTACTGGGGATTGTTACCGCTCCGGCTGGTACCTATACAGTAACTGCAACATTGGGTAGTTGTTCTTCTGCGGCATCTGCTTCCGAGATAATTAATGCGCAACCTGTAACTCCTGCCCAGCCAACGCTTACAGCGGTTACCCAGCCAACGTGTACGGTTGCTACGGGCTCCTTTGATATTTCCAATTACAATGCGGCATACACTTATTCCATCACACCATCAACAGGAGTTTCGCAAAGCGGTGCAACGATCACCGCACCTGCAGGGATTTATACAGTTAATGCTACACTTGGAAGTTGTATCTCGTTGGGTTCTGCTTTGCAGACTGTCAATTCGCAACCTGTTACCCCGTCACAGCCAACGCTTGCATCTGTAACACAGCCAACATGCCTTGTTTCAACGGGAACTTTTGCTATAACGAATTATAATGCCCTGTATAATTACACGATTACTCCGTCTGCCGGAGTGTCCCGTTTATTGGGTATTGTCACTGCACCGGTTGGTACTTATACGGTAACTGCAACTTTGGGTAGCTGTACGTCTGAAGTTTCCCTGGAGGAAGTGATTCAAGCCCAACCCGTAGCGCCACCAACGCCGACACTCGTTTCTTTGACCGAACCAACCTGTTTAATCCCGACCGGGACCTTTGAGATATCGAATTACAATGTACTATACAATTACACGATCAGCCCATCAACGGGAGTATCGCGTTTGCTTGGGATCGTCACTGCCCCGGTTGGTACTTACACCGTGACAGCCAATTTCGGCGACTGTGTTTCAGAGGTTTCTGCCGAAGAAGTGATTGAAGAACAGCCGCTTGCGCCACCAACACCGACGCTTGTATCTTTGACCAAGCCAACCTGTCTGATCCCGACCGGAACTTTTGCGATTTCAAATTACAATGTATTGTATAATTACACGATCAGCCCATCAACGGGAGTATCGCGTTTGCTTGGTATTGTCACTGCACCAGTTGGGACTTACACCGTCACAGCCAATTTCGGCGACTGTGTTTCAGAGGTTTCTGCCGAAGAAGTGATTGAAGAACAGCCGCTTGCGCCACCAACACCGACGCTTGTATCTTTGACCCAGCCAACGTGCCTGATCCCGACCGGGACCTTTGCGATATCGAATTACAATGTACTATACAATTACACGATCAGCCCATCAACGGGAGTATCGCGTTTGCTGGGTATTGTCACTGCGCCAGTCGGTACTTACACGGTAACGGCCAATTTCGGAGACTGCGTTTCAGAGGTTTCTGCCGAAGAAGTGATTGAAGAACAGCCGCTTGCGCCACCAACACCGACGCTTGTATCTTTGACCCAGCCAACGTGCCTGATCCCGACCGGGACCTTTGCGATATCGAATTACAATGTACTATACAATTACACGATCAGCCCCTCAACTGGAGTATCGCGTTTGCTGGGTATTGTCACTGCGCCAGTCGGTACTTACACGGTAACGGCCAATTTCGGAGACTGCGTTTCAGAGGTTTCTGCCGAAGAAGTGATTGAAGAACAGCCGCTTGCGCCACCAACACCGACGCTTGTATCTTTGACCGAGCCAACGTGCCTAATCCCGACCGGGACCTTTGCGATTTCCAACTATAATGTACTGTATAATTACACGATCAGCCCCTCAACAGGAGTGTCGCGTTTGCTTGGGATTGTCACTGCACCAGTTGGCACTTACACGGTAACGGCCAATTTCGGTGACTGTGTTTCAGAGGTTTCTGCCGAAGAAGTGATTGAAGAACAGCCGCTTGCGCCACCAACGCCGACACTGGTTTCTTTGACCCAGCCAACGTGCCTGATCCCGACCGGGACCTTTGCGATTTCCAATTATAATGTATTGTATAATTACACTATCAGCCCATCGGCAGGAGTTTCGCGTTTGCTTGGGATCGTCACTGTGCCGGTTGGGACTTACACCGTAACGGCCAATTTCGGAGACTGCGTTTCTGAGGTTTCTGCCGAAGAAGTGATTGAAGCCCAACCCGTAGCCCCGCCGACGCCGACACTCGTTTCTTTAACCCAGCCAACCTGTCTGATCCCGACCGGGTCCTTTGCGATTTCCAATTATAATGTACTGTATAATTACACGATCAGCCCATCAACAGGAGTGTCGCGTATGCTTGGGATCGTCACTGCGCCAGTTGGTACTTACACCGTAACAGCTAATTTTGGTGACTGCGTTTCGGAGGTTTCTGCCGAAGTAGTGATTGATGCGCAACCGGCTGTGCCTGTTCGGCCGGTTTTAGTTGAAGGCGCCCAGCCAACCTGCCTGGTAAATACAGGGACTTTCACTATTTCCAATTACAATGCAGCCTATACTTACCATGTGCTGCCATCTTCGGGTGTTTCAATTAGCGGCGAGACAGTAGCCGCACCTCCGGGTGTTTATACCGTATATGCTACACTTGGCAGCTGTACTTCTGAATTGTCAGGAACTATTATTCTTACTATTCCATCTTGTACTGTATCCGTAGCAGGTGGAGTTAATTTCACGTATACACAACCAGTTACTGCCGGTCAGGTATTAACTTTGAACGGTATTGGTGGTAATCCTCCTGCACCTTATGGCATAGATCTGGAAGACGGGGTTTTGGGCGGATCTACAACAACCAGCACACTGGTTATCACTAAACTGGCGACCAATAATGCGGCTTTAAGCTATGATTCCGGCACAGGAGCTGAATTAATAACGTTAAATCAAGAAGTAGATAATTTCAATTCGTCTAAAATAACGTTAAAGATTCCGGGGGCAGGACAAACAGAAACTGAGTTTAACTATTCTTTTAAGGACAGTGATGGTTTACTGGGTGTAAATGCTGTGTATCAGCTCAGCTGGACTAATGCGCTTCCGGTAAAGCTTACGAAGTTTGATGTGGAGAAAGGGTCACCGGAAGGAATAACCGCTTTATTAAAATGGACTACAGCAACTGAAACCAATAGTGAGCACTTTGACATTGAACGCAGCAGTGATGCTAAAAACTGGGTATTAATCGGTAAAAAAGCAGCAGCGAGCGATAGTAAGGTACTATTGAATTATAACTTTTCAGATATTTCTCCATTAACAGGAATCAATTACTATCGCCTTAAAATGGTTGATAATGACGGTACCTTCGCTTACAGCCAAATCAGGAATATAACTTTTGATGAGCTTGCTGCTGAGCCGGTTACACTTTTTCCCAATCCTGCATCAAATGTTTTCTTTCTTAAAGATGTGGACCTTAAAAGTGTGAAAGAAGTTGCCATTATTAACTCATACGGCTTGACTGAGTTTAAATCAACGTCTATTTTGTCGGGCAGAATTGATGCAGATTTTCTGCTGGATGGCATTTACATAGTAAAAGTTACGCATAAGAACGGTACAACAACAAAACTTAAATTGGTTATCAGTAAATGA
- a CDS encoding DUF4242 domain-containing protein, translated as MPKYVIEREIPGAGKLSQEELKGVSQTSCNVLRNMGPEIQWQQSYVTGDKIYCVYIAPDKEMILEHARQGGFPANSVSEVSAIIDPVTSE; from the coding sequence ATGCCTAAGTATGTGATTGAACGAGAAATTCCGGGAGCTGGAAAATTGAGTCAGGAAGAGCTAAAAGGTGTTTCGCAAACTTCCTGTAATGTATTGAGGAACATGGGGCCAGAAATTCAGTGGCAGCAAAGTTATGTGACCGGTGACAAAATCTATTGCGTTTATATAGCGCCGGACAAGGAGATGATTCTTGAACACGCCCGGCAAGGTGGATTTCCGGCAAATTCCGTAAGTGAGGTGTCAGCCATTATTGATCCTGTGACTTCGGAATAG
- a CDS encoding GNAT family N-acetyltransferase has translation MNIRKYQDADREKIIALLRLNTPEYFSPDEEKDLIYYFDNHIEYYFVAETDGVIVGCGGFNMSNDPKKIGLSWDIVHPEYQGKGVGSALIKYRIDRIKELGKMQVITVRTSQLAYKFYEKFGFEIKEIVKDYWAAGFDLYRMECSINLISD, from the coding sequence ATGAATATCAGAAAATACCAGGATGCTGACCGGGAGAAAATAATAGCGTTGTTGAGGCTGAACACGCCCGAATATTTTTCGCCAGATGAGGAAAAGGACCTGATCTATTATTTTGACAATCATATTGAGTATTACTTCGTTGCTGAAACAGATGGAGTTATCGTTGGTTGCGGCGGTTTTAATATGTCAAACGATCCAAAAAAAATCGGATTGTCATGGGATATTGTCCATCCTGAATACCAGGGGAAAGGTGTTGGCAGCGCATTGATAAAATACAGGATTGACCGGATAAAAGAATTGGGGAAAATGCAAGTAATTACTGTCCGCACCTCTCAGCTGGCGTATAAATTCTATGAAAAATTTGGTTTTGAAATTAAAGAAATTGTAAAAGATTACTGGGCTGCTGGTTTTGATTTATATAGAATGGAATGTAGTATCAATTTGATTTCAGATTGA